In Canis lupus familiaris isolate Mischka breed German Shepherd chromosome 9, alternate assembly UU_Cfam_GSD_1.0, whole genome shotgun sequence, a single window of DNA contains:
- the CA4 gene encoding carbonic anhydrase 4 isoform X7, whose amino-acid sequence MRLLPALLALAAARPSACAESHWCYEIQAKASNYACSGPSQWGEDCQKSRQSPINIDTTEAQVDSNLGPFSFSGYDKKQQWRVQNNGHSVMVLLDQEASIAGGGLSTQYRALQLHLHWSEEMDGGSEHTINGNRFAMEMHIVHEKEKRPLENEKEAQDSKDEIAVLAFLVEAGSENDGFQPLVDTLSSVPRPKMNTTMKESISLFDLLPKKEKLRHYYRYLGSLTTPGCQEKVVWTVFQERIKLHRDQTSGSQRVVPGPVASTSSGNLLDI is encoded by the exons ATGCGGCTGCTGCCCGCGCTCCTGGCCCTCGCCGCCGCCCGGCCCTCGGCCTGCGCAG agTCACACTGGTGCTATGAGATTCAAGCCAAGGCCTCCAACTATGCTTGCTCAG GGCCCAGCCAGTGGGGTGAAGACTGCCAGAAGAGCCGCCAGTCCCCCATCAACATTGACACTACAGAGGCACAGGTAGACTCAAACCTGGGAcccttctccttctctggctATGACAAGAAGCAACAGTGGAGAGTCCAAAACAATGGGCATTCAG TAATGGTGTTGCTGGATCAAGAGGCCTCCATCGCTGGAGGGGGACTGAGTACCCAGTACCGGGCCTTGCAGCTGCATCTGCACTGGTCGGAGGAGATGGACGGGGGCTCCGAGCACACCATCAATGGGAATCGCTTTGCCATGGAG ATGCACATAGTACACGAGAAAGAGAAGCGGCCATTGGAGAATGAGAAGGAGGCCCAGGATTCCAAAGATGAGATTGCAGTGCTGGCCTTCCTGGTGGAG gCTGGATCTGAAAATGATGGCTTCCAGCCTCTGGTGGACACACTGTCTTCTGTCCCCAGACCCA AGATGAACACCACAATGAAAGAGAGCATCAGCCTGTTTGACCTCCTCCCCAAGAAGGAGAAATTGAGGCATTACTACCGCTACCTGGGCTCACTTACTACTCCAGGCTGCCAGGAGAAGGTTGTCTGGACCGTGTTCCAGGAGCGCATTAAGCTCCACAGGGATCAG ACCAGTGGCTCTCAAAGAGTGGTCCCTGGACCAGTGGCATCAACATCATCTGGGAACTTGCTAGACATTTGA
- the CA4 gene encoding carbonic anhydrase 4 isoform X6, translating into MTSIHPLALRTLTKVPESHWCYEIQAKASNYACSGPSQWGEDCQKSRQSPINIDTTEAQVDSNLGPFSFSGYDKKQQWRVQNNGHSVMVLLDQEASIAGGGLSTQYRALQLHLHWSEEMDGGSEHTINGNRFAMEMHIVHEKEKRPLENEKEAQDSKDEIAVLAFLVEAGSENDGFQPLVDTLSSVPRPKMNTTMKESISLFDLLPKKEKLRHYYRYLGSLTTPGCQEKVVWTVFQERIKLHRDQILAFSKKLYYDVDQKLSMTDNIRPLQRQGQRVVFKSQAPGQLLPLPLPTLLVPMLTCLMAGFLQ; encoded by the exons ATgacctccatccatccattggCTCTTCGGACACTGACCAAAGTCCCAG agTCACACTGGTGCTATGAGATTCAAGCCAAGGCCTCCAACTATGCTTGCTCAG GGCCCAGCCAGTGGGGTGAAGACTGCCAGAAGAGCCGCCAGTCCCCCATCAACATTGACACTACAGAGGCACAGGTAGACTCAAACCTGGGAcccttctccttctctggctATGACAAGAAGCAACAGTGGAGAGTCCAAAACAATGGGCATTCAG TAATGGTGTTGCTGGATCAAGAGGCCTCCATCGCTGGAGGGGGACTGAGTACCCAGTACCGGGCCTTGCAGCTGCATCTGCACTGGTCGGAGGAGATGGACGGGGGCTCCGAGCACACCATCAATGGGAATCGCTTTGCCATGGAG ATGCACATAGTACACGAGAAAGAGAAGCGGCCATTGGAGAATGAGAAGGAGGCCCAGGATTCCAAAGATGAGATTGCAGTGCTGGCCTTCCTGGTGGAG gCTGGATCTGAAAATGATGGCTTCCAGCCTCTGGTGGACACACTGTCTTCTGTCCCCAGACCCA AGATGAACACCACAATGAAAGAGAGCATCAGCCTGTTTGACCTCCTCCCCAAGAAGGAGAAATTGAGGCATTACTACCGCTACCTGGGCTCACTTACTACTCCAGGCTGCCAGGAGAAGGTTGTCTGGACCGTGTTCCAGGAGCGCATTAAGCTCCACAGGGATCAG ATCCTCGCATTCTCCAAGAAGCTGTACTATGATGTGGATCAGAAACTGAGCATGACAGATAACATCAGGCCTTTGCAGCGCCAGGGCCAGCGCGTCGTGTTCAAGTCTCAGGCCCCAGGACAGCTGCTGCCCTTGCCTTTGCCCACCCTGCTGGTCCCCATGCTCACCTGCCTGATGGCTGGCTTCCTCCAATGA
- the CA4 gene encoding carbonic anhydrase 4 isoform X3, with protein MRLLPALLALAAARPSACAESHWCYEIQAKASNYACSGPSQWGEDCQKSRQSPINIDTTEAQVDSNLGPFSFSGYDKKQQWRVQNNGHSVMVLLDQEASIAGGGLSTQYRALQLHLHWSEEMDGGSEHTINGNRFAMEMHIVHEKEKRPLENEKEAQDSKDEIAVLAFLVEAGSENDGFQPLVDTLSSVPRPKMNTTMKESISLFDLLPKKEKLRHYYRYLGSLTTPGCQEKVVWTVFQERIKLHRDQILAFSKKLYYDVDQKLSMTDNIRPLQRQGQRVVFKSQAPGQLLPLPLPTLLVPMLTCLMAGFLQ; from the exons ATGCGGCTGCTGCCCGCGCTCCTGGCCCTCGCCGCCGCCCGGCCCTCGGCCTGCGCAG agTCACACTGGTGCTATGAGATTCAAGCCAAGGCCTCCAACTATGCTTGCTCAG GGCCCAGCCAGTGGGGTGAAGACTGCCAGAAGAGCCGCCAGTCCCCCATCAACATTGACACTACAGAGGCACAGGTAGACTCAAACCTGGGAcccttctccttctctggctATGACAAGAAGCAACAGTGGAGAGTCCAAAACAATGGGCATTCAG TAATGGTGTTGCTGGATCAAGAGGCCTCCATCGCTGGAGGGGGACTGAGTACCCAGTACCGGGCCTTGCAGCTGCATCTGCACTGGTCGGAGGAGATGGACGGGGGCTCCGAGCACACCATCAATGGGAATCGCTTTGCCATGGAG ATGCACATAGTACACGAGAAAGAGAAGCGGCCATTGGAGAATGAGAAGGAGGCCCAGGATTCCAAAGATGAGATTGCAGTGCTGGCCTTCCTGGTGGAG gCTGGATCTGAAAATGATGGCTTCCAGCCTCTGGTGGACACACTGTCTTCTGTCCCCAGACCCA AGATGAACACCACAATGAAAGAGAGCATCAGCCTGTTTGACCTCCTCCCCAAGAAGGAGAAATTGAGGCATTACTACCGCTACCTGGGCTCACTTACTACTCCAGGCTGCCAGGAGAAGGTTGTCTGGACCGTGTTCCAGGAGCGCATTAAGCTCCACAGGGATCAG ATCCTCGCATTCTCCAAGAAGCTGTACTATGATGTGGATCAGAAACTGAGCATGACAGATAACATCAGGCCTTTGCAGCGCCAGGGCCAGCGCGTCGTGTTCAAGTCTCAGGCCCCAGGACAGCTGCTGCCCTTGCCTTTGCCCACCCTGCTGGTCCCCATGCTCACCTGCCTGATGGCTGGCTTCCTCCAATGA